The Mycobacterium sp. SMC-4 sequence CATTTCTACGCCGTGGGCAGCGCGAAATCGGGTCGTACTACGGTGCTCAAGACCCTCATCACGTCAATCCAGCACAGTTTCACTCCTGAGGCCGCGAAGATCATCGCCTTCGACGTCGGCCTGGAGCTCGGGGCGTTCATCGACCCGGCCTACTTGACGTTCTACAGCTCCGATGCTCAGGAAATCGGCGAAGCAGCCAAGAAGCTCGCAGCCAAGTTCGCCGAGCGAACCCCGCCGGCGGATGCCAGCCCCGAACAGAAGGCGCGCTGGCGCTTTAATGGCCCGCGCTACTTCATCGTGATTGACGACTTCACGCTGCTCAACGTTCCGGGGTACAGCTCGATGTCGCTGGTGGCTCCCTTGGAGCAGGCTGTTTCGCGGGGGAGACAGATTGGGCTTCACCTTCTGGTCGCCTCATCGGTGAAGAATTGGATGTCCACCACGGGTGGCAACAAGATCATCTCCGGGATGAGCGCCGCCGGGGCGGGTGTGCTGATCCTTGATGGTGCCCGAGACGATGGGCCGATTGTTGCCGGTATCCGCGCCGCCCCGAGGGCGCCCGGGCGCGGCGAGTTGGTCTATCCCAAGGGTGGCCGCCAAGTGATCCAGGTGGCTACCCCGCCGCTACCGGAGGGCTACAGCCCGATCGCTCATAGCGATGAATGGTGAGCGGTGGAAATTCGCGCATGACAACGTCGTCAAATCGTGGTGGTATCAAAGAGGCAGGCCAGTCGCGTGTATGGCTGGCAAACAAGTCAACAGACACGGGGACTGTTCACTTCATGTGTACGCAGTGACTATTCCTGTGTTATCGTGCAGGAGTCTTGATTAGTTAGGGGAGGCGTCCATGACGTCAGTAGTAGTCAATCCGGTCGGTCTTGCCGCCGCCGCGGCGGCCACCGCAGGACTGTCAGCTCAAGCTGCCGGCCATACGGCGCAGGCGGCCGCGGCCGCGGCGGTCGTGCCGCCGGGGCTGGAGGAGATTTCGGCGACCAACGCGGCGAAAATCGCCGCGTACAGCGCGGAGGTGTCGGCGGTTCTGGCCGGGGCGTCGGCGATGCAAGCGCTCTACGGTGTCGCGAACTCGGTGGCGGGCACGGTGACCTCGCTCGAGGATGCGGCCAACGCCGTATTGATGAACGCGGTCCTGTAGGGCCCAGGCAGGGAAGACGGGGAGCGCGACTATGCCACCGGGGGCCTATCAAGCTGAACCGCCGGAAACTACGTCGGCGGGCTTTTGGCTTGGACCGTCCGCTGCCTCGTTCTTCGCCTCGGCCGCGCAACTCGAAGCGCTGGCCGGTGCCATCATCGGCATGTTGGGCGGGCATGCGGCTGTGGAAGCCGCGATGTCCGTCAGTTGGCCGTCCGCCACAGGCGAGATCGCCAGGTTGGCCCATGTCCCGCATCTTGTGTGGCTGGGGACGGTGGCGACCATGCTCAACCACGCCTCTGCCAGCATCATGGCCACCGGGGACGCCTTCGAGACGCTGCGGGCAGCGACCCCTAATCCGGGTGAGGTCGTTGGCAATCAGAGCGAGCATATGGCCTTGGTCGGGGCGAATTTTCTAGGGATGCTGACTCCGCTGATCGTCGCCAACCGTGGCCAGTACACCGAGATGTGGATGCGGGGCTCGGCCAACAAGTCGGCCTACGAGGCAGCATCCCTGGCGGGGGTGCAGGCGATACCGCCGATACCGCCACCACCGCCAAGCACCGTCGGTGCGGCGGGCGGCGGCTCTCAGCCAGGCGCGCAGTCCGCCGATCCCAGTCAGATGATGGAGACCGCGACTGGGCTGTTTCCGCAGCTTCTGAGTATGCCGACGCAGGCGTTGTCGGCGTTCAGTGGCGGCGGGCCGCTCAAGAGCATCACCGAGCTGCCGCAGCAAGCATTCGGCCAGCTCAGTTCGCTTGCGTCATCGTTGAATGTGTCACCGGATGATCTGGGAGCCGATTTCTCCGCCGGCGACGCGGACTGGGTGACCCAGACGCCGCAGGCCGGGGGTGCGGTCGCGGCCTCGCTCGGCGGCGCGGGCGGGGGCGGCGGGATGGGTGGGGCCATGTCGGCCGCCTCAGCGCTGCGCAGTCCCGGCTCCTGGGCGTCCTCGGTAAGCGCGGCGACCCCAGTCAGCGCTGACTCGGGCTCGCGCATCGAGCAGGTGCGATCTGGGACAACGATGCCGGCCAGCATGGGTGGCGGCGGAATGATGGGACCGATGGCCCACGGGGCCGCCGCGGCAGGGGCCGCCAATCAGCAGGATTCGGAGAAGAAGCAGGTCGACGGCGCCACTGTGATGGCGGCGGCGTCGAACCTCTACACCGGCACCGACTCGATACCGGTGATTACCGGAGGTGGTGGTCTGCTGACTGCCAGCGCCGGGGGCAAGGGGGTGCCCTGAGCGAGTTGCGGGCACAACACATTCTCGACAGACATCCAGGCGACACACCCCGAAAAGGGCTGTAGCCGTTGACGAAAGGATTACCAGGACATGACGATTTCCGGCGATATGGAGCTCATGGAGACCACCCAGCAGGGTCTCTTTGAGAAGCAGGACCGGTTGCAGTCGATGGTGCAGCAGCTCGGATCGGCACTCGAAGCCGTCGCACCGGGCTTCAAAGGTGCTGGCCAGGCTGCGCTGATGCGGGTCGGTGAAGACCTGCAGACCATGGGCAACCAGCAGGCGCTCATGCAGGAAGAACACGGTCAGAAGATGGGCGTGTCGAAGACCAGCCTTCAGGAAGGCGATGAGGACGCCGCTGCCGGCCTCAGTGCCATCGACGCCATGAGCGTCTGACCGGCATCCACATCCAGGAACCAACGTAGAGGAGCACACCATCATGAGCTTGATCGAATACAACGTCCCGATGATTCAGGACTGCGCTCAGCAGATCGCGGCCTGCAAGACGCTGACGGCCGAGGTCGCCGCCGAGGCGAACAAGTTGAAGGCCCTGACCGAGGCGTCGTTCCAGGGTGGCGGCGGCGACGCCTTCCGTGAGAACTACACCCGAGCCATCACCATGGTCGATGCCTTGAGCGGCAAGCTCAACGAGGCTGAGACCGCCCTGCTGACCGGCGCGGACGGAATGGTCGCCAAAGACGGGTTGATCAAGGCGCAGTACGTGTAGGTGGCCATCCACCTTCTGTGACGGGTATTCGGCCCGGTCTGGCGATTCTGTCGGCAGGCCGGGCCGAGTGCTTTGAGCGCAGTATGCAAGAAGATCGTTCACGACGGGGAGAAGAACCATGGGTGGGACAGCATTTGTGAGGCGTCCGGGTCCGCGTGCGGCGGGACCACAGCCGGCGACAAGCTTGGAGATCACCGCCGAGGGGCTCTGGCTGGTGCAGGCATTGTGTGCGGTCGAGACGTTGCCCGCAGTGCTCGTGTGTCGGCCGTTTGTGAGTGAATGCGGCGTGCCGGAAAGTCACCCGGGCTATGCGGTGCTCCACGAGGCGGGCGTCCTATTCGATGGCGATGCCGTGCACCCACAGGTGAAGTTGTGGATGGAAACACTGGGCAATCCCGATGTGGTGCTGTCGTGTCTGGTCCACCGCGGCGGCGAGCATCTACGGGTAGCGATTGCCCGCCGCGGTGATGTGACGGTCGCTGCCGCGCGGCACGGGGAGAACGTCACTGTGGAAAGCTTGGGCCCGGGCATGACGCTCGCGGGCTTGGTGCAACGCGTGCTCCCGCTGTGCGGTCCAGTCGTGGCGCCGGCGTCCTTCAACGCGGTTACCGTCCCGACCGCGGACTTGCTGAGCAGCTTGGCGCAGGTGTTGCGCGGCGAGCACAGTCCGATGGTGGCGTTGGGCCGCCTCGGCATGGATGCCGACCAACATCGCATCGTCACGCTGGCAGCCGATCACCCGGTCATGGAGTTGTCGATGGTCGTCGTGACCCACGGCAGCAACCATCAAATGCAGGTCAGCAAGACAGCAGCAACGGTTACCGATACCAGTGCAGGCAGGGTCGTCAGCGGACCGGTTCGTAGCGAGAGTGGCTCCTGGTGGACGTTGATTGCGCCGGGGTCAGACGCGGCGATCCTCTCAGCGCTCAAGTCGGTGATGTCTACGGTTGGCCTGGCGGACTGGTCAGCTACTCCTACGCCGAGGCGTTAAGAGCGCCATCCTCAGCCCTGGCCGTGCCGCCGAAACGCCACCACATAAATCAGTCAAATCATATGTTTACGTGGTGACCAAAAGTGATTAATCATGTACTGTTATGAAGCAGTTCCAGGAGGTAGGCCACTAGTGGCGCAGGAGAATCGAGAGCCCGTGAGCGATCAGGACTTTTTCAGCCAGTATCTACAGCCGACGGGTACGCCCGCCACCGGGGACGACCCGGCGACTCCGCTGCCGCCCAACGACGATGCACGTGACGACGGCGGCGATCCGCCCCTCAACGAGGGAAGCGCTGTCCCGCAAGCTGATCCTTTCGGGGCAGCGGCCGCGCCGCCCACTCCGGGACCGAGCATGCCCGACGCTGGATTCGACGGTGGAAACCCAGCAGCCGCGTACCCCGCGCCCGCGACGAGCACCCCACCGCCGACCGCTGACCCCGGGTACACCAGCACCCACCGACCACCGGACACCTACCCAGCACCACCGCTCCCGCCAACGGGCGGATTCGATGGTGGCCACGCCGCGTACCCGCAGGCGAGCACCCCACCGTGGATAGCTGGCGCTGAGTACGACAGTGGATACCCGGCAGCCGCACAGTCTGCGCCCCCGGCGGCGGGGGCCCCGCCGCCCTGGGGAGCTGACCCCGGATACGACAGCACCCACCGGCCACCCGACCCTCACACAGCACCACCGCCGGCCGGGTACCCGACGCCGCGGCAACCCGGTGATCAGTCGACAGCGCGGCACGCTCAGCCGCCGGGACCCAGATATCAGCACGCCGCCGGTAATGCAGACGCCTACAGCGGGTCCCAGCGCGGGTACACGAACCCAGCTCCGCGGCACATGCCCACCCCGCCGCCTCAGGGGCCCTACGAGCCGCACGATGGTTCGCCGCGTCCAGAGCCGACCGAACGGCCGACCTGGCAGTCGGGACCTCCCGCTGGTTATCCGGGCGGGCCGGCTCCGCAGTCCCCGCCCCCGCCCGCTGCCCGCCCTGGTTCATTCGGTGGGCCCGGACAGCGCCATGAGTCAGTGGGCGCCATGCAGTCTCAGGTCCGAGAAGCCGATTTCGTCACCCCATACAAGCAGGTTCCCGAGCGCGGGTGGCGGCGCAAGGTGTATCAGACGACGCGGATCAACTTGGGGCTCAGTCCTGCTGAGCGTGAATGGAATGATCTGCGGCGACGTCTGACGGTCAATCTCCGGGGTACGTACACGATCGCGGTACTGCAACAGAAAGGTGGGGTGTCCAAGACCACCACCACCGTCGGCATCGGGGCGGCGCTGGCGCGTTACCGCGACGACAAGGTGGTGGCCATCGATGCCAATCCAGCCAGCGGTAACCTCGCCAAGCGGATCAATGAGCCGAGCACGGGAACGTGGCGCGGGTTGTTGATGGATCAGAATCTGCACTCTTACAGTGATTTTCGGCACTACTTGGGCAAAGATAGTTCCTCCGGTTTGGAGGTTCTCGCGGGCGATCCTGGCGACGAGGTGATCACCGGTCACGCACTGGCGATGACTTGGCAACGCCTGTCTCGGCAGTACCCGATCGCGTTGCTCGACTGCGGAAATCAGATGCGTGACGATGTGATTGCCGCTGTGCTGTCGATGGCAGACGTTGTGGTGATTCCCACCACCACGCGCTACGACGGGGCCGAAGCCGCGCGTGAGACGTTGGATTGGCTTATGCAGCATGGTTATCCGCATCTGGTGCGGTCGGCGGTAATGGTCGTCAGCAACGTCAACAAAGTCACTCCCACCAAGGCTGTACGCAATCTGCATGAAGGGTTTGAGCGAGCGGTGCGGGCAGTCCATGACATTCCCTACGACCCGCATCTCAGCGATGCCACGGCCATCAACTTCGATCGGCTCGCACCGCAGACCCAGCGGGCGTTCATCGAAACAGCGGCCTCGATTGTCGACGGCTTCGCAGGCGCGGCAGACAAAGATCCGGGGTATCGGCCGCAGTGGCCGACACCTGGCCATGAGTATGGGCAGGAGCGGCGATGACATCAACTGACGTTGCGGTGACCGACAATTATCCAGTCGGGACGGTTGCTGCCGAACGAGTGCGGCTGGCCGAACAGGTACGGGTGGCGGTGCTTTTTGAAGGCCGCCAGCACGATCTCACGTTGCCTGCAAGCTCGCCAGTGGCCGCTGTCGCTGATTCGCTGGTGCGCGTCCTACTGACCCGTGAGGGTAACGAAGACGGAATGCGCAGCCCCGATGACGAGCGCATGATCAGCCCAGGCGTGGTGCGGATGACGCTGATCAACGGGCAACCCTTGGACCGTACCCAGAGCCTGACGCAGCAAGGTGTGCGTGATGGCGAACTGCTGGTGCTCGACATCATCGACGCCGAAGTCGAGTTCACCCCGATCTTCGAGTCCCCCTCCTCAGCAGTGGCGGTACTCAATCAGCAGCAGCATTCAGTGGTAACCGCTGAGACTGCGCGCCGCGTGGCCGGGGTGGTGGTGGCAGCAGCTGTCGCGGCAGTGACCGCACTGCTGGGGTTGGCCTGGTGGCGCAACCTCGACAGCGGTCAAGACTGGAACCTGATTCCCGGTGTCGCGGCCGCGAGTCTGGCAGTGGTTCTCCTGGTTGTTGGATCGTTGGTGTGGTGGCGAGCTAAAGACTCGGTAACTGCGACGGCAATGTGGCTCTCCGGTGTGCTGATCGCCTGCCCGGCAGCAGCGGTGATGGTGACTCCTGGCTATCCCGGAGCGTGGCACCTCATGTTCGCAGCGGTCGTCACAGCGACCGTGGCGGCAGCCTTATGGCGGTTGAGTCCGGCCCCACGGATCGTGGTATCGGCCACCGTTCTCATCAGTACCGCCACAGCGATATTGGCGGCGATCTACGCGCTGACCGGAGTCTCACTGCAGAACCTCTCGGTCGCGGTGCTGGCGGTCAACCTTTTCGTCCTCACCGGCGCACCCAAGCTGGCCGCACGGATGGCGGGTATCCCGATCCCACCGTTTCCGACCGTCACCGGCAAAGACACCTTCGCTGATGCCGATGCTATTGCCGCCGAGGCGTTGGTCGCTGCGGAACATCAGGGCACACCGACCGTGGAGCAACTTCGGCGCTCGGCTGAGGCCGCGAACATCTACCTGACCGCCCTGCTGGTCACGGTCGGAGTCTTCTTTGTGGGCGGCTCGATCTGGGCGGTGATACCCGGGCAGGGACGCTGGTGGCTGGCCACGGTGTACATCGGCGTGCTGGCCGCCATTCTGGTGATGCGAGGCCGGGCATTCGCCAGCCGGGAGCAATCCATCATTGTGGTAGCCACCGGGTTATTGATGGTGCTTATCACGGCCGCGAACTACGCTCTCGCCGGCGAGAGCACATTCACTGTCTACATCGCGGCGGCAGTGGTGCTCGGACTCGGTGCGGCCGGCTTGATCGCCGCAGCGGTCGTGCCCGCGAAGGTGTTCTCACCGGTCTTTCGCAAGGTCATCGAATGGATCGAGTACCTGCTGATTGTGGTCATCCCCCCGATGGCGATCTGGCTTCTGAACCTGATTTACCTGGCGAGGAACATGTGATGATCGGCCAACGCGCGGGGGTACTGGCCACAGTGGCCATGTTGGCAGCGGCCTGGCCACTGGTCGGCGCCCCGTCGGCAACAGCCATCACGCCGCCGGTTGTTGATCCGCTCGCGGTTCCGGACGGCACGCCACGACCCGACGAGCCCATGAAGCACAAGTTCGACTGCATCGCCACCGGGCTGATCGCCGGTACCGACCCGGCGGCGGTACCCGGCTCGCAGGCCTTCATGAATCTGCCCCGCCTGTGGGAATCCGCAGGCCGGGGAGCAGGAGTATCGGTAGCGCTCATTGACACTGGAGTCTGGCCGAATCCTCGGCTGCCCAGACTGCGCGGCGGCGGCGACTTCATCATGGATGGCGGTGACGGTCTTCAAGACTGCGACGCACACGGTACGACGGTCGCGGCTATCCTCGCGGCAAGCCCGTCCGAAGCTGACGGATTAGTCGGCGTCGCACCGGAAGTCGAGCTCATATCGATCCGTCAGTCGTCGCAAATGTTCACCCCCGTGGCCCCGTCTGCGACCTCGGAGGAGGACCGCCGGGCGGGCACGGTGAGCAGTTTGGCCAGGGCGGTGGTCGCCGCGGCCAACACTGGCGCTCGCGTGATCAACATGTCGATCGTGGCGTGCATCCCTGTGCTCAAGCCCGTCGACCAGACCACTCTTGGCGCCGCACTGCGCTACGCCGCCGTAGAAAAGGATGCCGTACTGATTGCCGCAGCAGGGAATACGTCCACTCCCGGGTGCGCACAGAATCCCAACATTGATGCCACCAGCGTCGAAGACCCACGCAACTGGAACTCAGTAGTGACCATCAGCACCCCGGCCTGGTTCTCCGACTACGTTCTGTCAGTCAGCGCCACCAACAATGAGGGTCAGCCCGCCGTCGATGACCAGGGCACGGACATCAGCGTGGGCGGGCCGTGGGTGGGTGTGGGCGCACCAGGGCTGTTCGTGGAGGGCGTCAACCAAGAAGGCAACCTGATCAACGGAACTCACGATCCGGAAACCAATTCGCTCAAACCCATGAGTGGCACGAGCTTTTCGGCGGCCTACGTCTCCGGTCTGGCAGCCCTGATCCGGGCAAAGTATCCCGATCTACCGGCCCATCAGGTGATCAACCGGATCAAGCAGACCGCTCATTCCCCGGCCGCCGTCGTGGACAACCGCCTGGGCTACGGTGCGATCGACCCGGTGGCCGCGTTGAACTACGACGTGCCGCCGATCCCGACGCCGCGGGAGAATCTGTCGCGCCCCCTTGGGCCACCACCACCTGACCCCGAACCGGACCGCCGTCCCATGATGATGGCGCTGGTGGGTACCGCGACACTGGCGGTGCTGCTGGGCGCGGTGTTAGCGGTCGGCGCTATGTCGAAATCGCGACGAGGCTGAAAGGGCCGATCCCGATGGTGATGTTAGACGAGCATATTCCCGGCCCCAAGGCCGGTTTGAACGAGCAAATTCGACGGTGGCGCTTGGATTTTCGACTGTCACTGGTGGTCATTTCCGAACTGATCGCGCTGGCTGTTCTCGTCGCGATCACCCCGGTGCTGTGGTGGGCTGCGGTGCTGATCGTGATAGCTGCGCTGTTGTTGGTCACGCTCAGCTATAACGGTGCCACCGCGTGGGGGTGGCTGGTCCGCGCCGGGCGCTTTCACTACTTCCGACGCAGCGGGAAGGCGCACATGCGGCGGGCGGGAATCCCTGCGGCGTTCACCGTCGACATGCCCGGGGCGGGCGCGGTAGGGATGCGGTGGGACGGGCAGTATGCAATCACCATGATTGCCTTGCACGGCAAGGCATTTGCGCCGACGGTGCTGGTGCCTGCGGGTGCGGAAACAACCAGTCTGGTTCCTGTGCAGGCTGTTATCGATCAGCTTCATCAGTTCGCCGGCCTGGAGCTGCATTCGGCGGACATCGTGTCAGCGGGCGCTCGGGTGGCTTCTGATGGGCGTTACACCCCGAAGTATGAGGAGATCATCGCCGATCGCGCCGCGGTCGGGGAGCGGCGTACCTGGCTGGTGCTGCGCCTGTGCCCGCAGGCCTGCCTGGCGGCAATGGTGTATCGAGGTGACGCGGCGGCCGCAGCGGCGGCGGCCACCGAGCGGGTGCGCCAGTCGGTGTTGCGCTCCGGTTGCCGGGCAATCACCTGCACTGCCGACCAGGTGGATCAGGCCACAGAAGCCCTGCTCGCCGGCGCAGAGCTGGACCGGATTCGTGAGGGCTGGAGTTATCTGGACACGGTGTCGGAGTACGTCACGACTTATCGGATCGCGGGCAAGGACCTCACGACACGTGTGCTCAACGATGTCTGGACGGTGCGCTCTGATGCCACGGTGACCGCGGTCCGCCTGACAGCCGATCGGGCCGGTGTGGTCGCCGCGGGCGCGGTGGTGCGGTTTCATACCTCTGCGCCGCTGCCACATCCACCCCTGTTGACGTTGCGTCCCGTCGTCGGGCAGTGCTTCGACTCGCTGCTGGCGAGTTTGCCGCTTGGCGACAGGGCTCTGCGTTTTGAGATGTCGCCGCGGCGTCTGACCAGCCCAGCCGAGCTGAAAGTGCCGGTGGGGCCCAGTGGCCCGATGCTCGGGATGACGGTTACCGGTGTGCCGTTCCTGATGCCGCTGACCGACCCGCTGCGCGCCAGCACTATTTCGCTGTGTGCATCTCTGGACACGGTGATTCCGGTGCTGTTGAGGGCCAGCGCGGCCGGATCGGTCATTCTGATTCACACTGAGCGCCCACAGGTATGGCAGCCGCTGCTCGACAACTCTCATCGCATCAGCATCGCCAACGATCGCGAGCCTGTGCGCTCGCCGAATATCATCGTCGCTGACGGCACTGGGCACGGTCTCACGGCTGGCGAGCGCGGACACACCCTGATCACGCTCAGCGAGGTCGCCGAACCGAGTGCAGATGTGACGTTGGTGCAGCACTCCGGCGACGAACTCGTGCTCGGTACACCAAGTGTGCAAGGAGTCCGCCTCAGCATCATGCGGCCGCGCAATGAGGCGCAGTTCCTCTCGCACCTGGTGGTGCGTGCATGATCAGCCAGCGGTCGTTGGACGCCCTTCGCGCGGCAATGAAGGTGATGGGGTCAGCACCCGAACGCGCAGCGCAAGTCTTCGTTCTTGCGACCCAAGACGATCCGGCGCTGGCGGATGGATGGTTGGGTCGCTACGCCACCGGAGAACGCACGGTGGCGGTGCTATCCAAGCTCTCGGAGAATGCCGAGCGACTAGGCGAGGGTTTAGGCAGGCTCCAGCTTGGCCCCGCTAATCTGGGCGCGTCCTTCGACATCGAGTACGCGCGCTTTCCGATCGCTGATCAAATCACCGCGCACCTGGCCTATGCATCCGCGCTGATCGCGTCGGACCAGTTCCAGCAGGCGAGCGACATACTCGATCGCTTGCCGGCAGATCATCCCGAAACCGGATACGTGCGCGCATGTCTGGCGACCAAGACTCAGCGTTGGCCCGACGTGTTGACGGCAGTAGGGGTGTGCACTCAAAGCCCACGAGACGTGTATCTGGCGCGGGCGGCAAGCCTGCTGGAGGCTTGGGCAGCAGCCAGTCTGGGATTGATGCAGCCTGCCTTACAAGCCGCACAGCGGGTCATTGACGGGAAGCCGACCCCCACCGATGGTCTGGCTGCGCGGGGAGCACGCGTCAACGATGTATTGACACGGGATGCGCTGTTCTGTCGTGCTTTAGTGCTTCGCCACCAAGGCGAAGACGAAGAATCCGAGTCCGTGTTGACCGGAATCCGCGTGCAGTGGCCGGATTTCGAACGTGCGCACATCGCCCTCAACGATCGCACGTTCGGGTTAGAAGTCACCGATCCGGAAACGATCGCTTCCCGCACCGATAAGTGGGACCCGAAAACCGGGACCAGCCGCGCTGCCCGTGATCAAGCAGACCGTGACGCCACGCGACAGGAAGTGCTGGCCCGGGCAGAAGAGCGGCTGGCTGCGTTCATCGGTCTTGAGGGGCCGAAGGAACAGATCGCCGTGTGGCGCACGGAAATCGAGATCGATCTTCTGCTGGCCGAACAAGGCGAGGAGGTCGGGACCGCCAACGAGAACCACATGGTGTTTGAGGGTCCGCCGGGGACCGCGAAAACGAGTTACGCGCGGATTGTCGCCGAAATCCTTTTTGGTCTAGGCAAAGTCGACCGACCGACGCCTCTGGAAGTCACTGAGGAAGATGTCGTAGTCGGCTATGTGTCGCAGACTGCGGAAAAGATGAGAGAGATCTGCGAGAAGGCCCTGGGCGGTGTTCTGTTTATTGATGAGGCTTACCGGCTCGCCCCTGAGACAG is a genomic window containing:
- a CDS encoding PE domain-containing protein, coding for MTSVVVNPVGLAAAAAATAGLSAQAAGHTAQAAAAAAVVPPGLEEISATNAAKIAAYSAEVSAVLAGASAMQALYGVANSVAGTVTSLEDAANAVLMNAVL
- a CDS encoding PPE family protein, with the translated sequence MPPGAYQAEPPETTSAGFWLGPSAASFFASAAQLEALAGAIIGMLGGHAAVEAAMSVSWPSATGEIARLAHVPHLVWLGTVATMLNHASASIMATGDAFETLRAATPNPGEVVGNQSEHMALVGANFLGMLTPLIVANRGQYTEMWMRGSANKSAYEAASLAGVQAIPPIPPPPPSTVGAAGGGSQPGAQSADPSQMMETATGLFPQLLSMPTQALSAFSGGGPLKSITELPQQAFGQLSSLASSLNVSPDDLGADFSAGDADWVTQTPQAGGAVAASLGGAGGGGGMGGAMSAASALRSPGSWASSVSAATPVSADSGSRIEQVRSGTTMPASMGGGGMMGPMAHGAAAAGAANQQDSEKKQVDGATVMAAASNLYTGTDSIPVITGGGGLLTASAGGKGVP
- a CDS encoding WXG100 family type VII secretion target, translating into MSLIEYNVPMIQDCAQQIAACKTLTAEVAAEANKLKALTEASFQGGGGDAFRENYTRAITMVDALSGKLNEAETALLTGADGMVAKDGLIKAQYV
- a CDS encoding ESX secretion-associated protein EspG; its protein translation is MEITAEGLWLVQALCAVETLPAVLVCRPFVSECGVPESHPGYAVLHEAGVLFDGDAVHPQVKLWMETLGNPDVVLSCLVHRGGEHLRVAIARRGDVTVAAARHGENVTVESLGPGMTLAGLVQRVLPLCGPVVAPASFNAVTVPTADLLSSLAQVLRGEHSPMVALGRLGMDADQHRIVTLAADHPVMELSMVVVTHGSNHQMQVSKTAATVTDTSAGRVVSGPVRSESGSWWTLIAPGSDAAILSALKSVMSTVGLADWSATPTPRR
- a CDS encoding MinD/ParA family protein; its protein translation is MQSQVREADFVTPYKQVPERGWRRKVYQTTRINLGLSPAEREWNDLRRRLTVNLRGTYTIAVLQQKGGVSKTTTTVGIGAALARYRDDKVVAIDANPASGNLAKRINEPSTGTWRGLLMDQNLHSYSDFRHYLGKDSSSGLEVLAGDPGDEVITGHALAMTWQRLSRQYPIALLDCGNQMRDDVIAAVLSMADVVVIPTTTRYDGAEAARETLDWLMQHGYPHLVRSAVMVVSNVNKVTPTKAVRNLHEGFERAVRAVHDIPYDPHLSDATAINFDRLAPQTQRAFIETAASIVDGFAGAADKDPGYRPQWPTPGHEYGQERR
- the eccD gene encoding type VII secretion integral membrane protein EccD is translated as MTSTDVAVTDNYPVGTVAAERVRLAEQVRVAVLFEGRQHDLTLPASSPVAAVADSLVRVLLTREGNEDGMRSPDDERMISPGVVRMTLINGQPLDRTQSLTQQGVRDGELLVLDIIDAEVEFTPIFESPSSAVAVLNQQQHSVVTAETARRVAGVVVAAAVAAVTALLGLAWWRNLDSGQDWNLIPGVAAASLAVVLLVVGSLVWWRAKDSVTATAMWLSGVLIACPAAAVMVTPGYPGAWHLMFAAVVTATVAAALWRLSPAPRIVVSATVLISTATAILAAIYALTGVSLQNLSVAVLAVNLFVLTGAPKLAARMAGIPIPPFPTVTGKDTFADADAIAAEALVAAEHQGTPTVEQLRRSAEAANIYLTALLVTVGVFFVGGSIWAVIPGQGRWWLATVYIGVLAAILVMRGRAFASREQSIIVVATGLLMVLITAANYALAGESTFTVYIAAAVVLGLGAAGLIAAAVVPAKVFSPVFRKVIEWIEYLLIVVIPPMAIWLLNLIYLARNM
- the mycP gene encoding type VII secretion-associated serine protease mycosin, with product MIGQRAGVLATVAMLAAAWPLVGAPSATAITPPVVDPLAVPDGTPRPDEPMKHKFDCIATGLIAGTDPAAVPGSQAFMNLPRLWESAGRGAGVSVALIDTGVWPNPRLPRLRGGGDFIMDGGDGLQDCDAHGTTVAAILAASPSEADGLVGVAPEVELISIRQSSQMFTPVAPSATSEEDRRAGTVSSLARAVVAAANTGARVINMSIVACIPVLKPVDQTTLGAALRYAAVEKDAVLIAAAGNTSTPGCAQNPNIDATSVEDPRNWNSVVTISTPAWFSDYVLSVSATNNEGQPAVDDQGTDISVGGPWVGVGAPGLFVEGVNQEGNLINGTHDPETNSLKPMSGTSFSAAYVSGLAALIRAKYPDLPAHQVINRIKQTAHSPAAVVDNRLGYGAIDPVAALNYDVPPIPTPRENLSRPLGPPPPDPEPDRRPMMMALVGTATLAVLLGAVLAVGAMSKSRRG
- the eccE gene encoding type VII secretion protein EccE, producing MDFRLSLVVISELIALAVLVAITPVLWWAAVLIVIAALLLVTLSYNGATAWGWLVRAGRFHYFRRSGKAHMRRAGIPAAFTVDMPGAGAVGMRWDGQYAITMIALHGKAFAPTVLVPAGAETTSLVPVQAVIDQLHQFAGLELHSADIVSAGARVASDGRYTPKYEEIIADRAAVGERRTWLVLRLCPQACLAAMVYRGDAAAAAAAATERVRQSVLRSGCRAITCTADQVDQATEALLAGAELDRIREGWSYLDTVSEYVTTYRIAGKDLTTRVLNDVWTVRSDATVTAVRLTADRAGVVAAGAVVRFHTSAPLPHPPLLTLRPVVGQCFDSLLASLPLGDRALRFEMSPRRLTSPAELKVPVGPSGPMLGMTVTGVPFLMPLTDPLRASTISLCASLDTVIPVLLRASAAGSVILIHTERPQVWQPLLDNSHRISIANDREPVRSPNIIVADGTGHGLTAGERGHTLITLSEVAEPSADVTLVQHSGDELVLGTPSVQGVRLSIMRPRNEAQFLSHLVVRA
- a CDS encoding AAA family ATPase, which encodes MISQRSLDALRAAMKVMGSAPERAAQVFVLATQDDPALADGWLGRYATGERTVAVLSKLSENAERLGEGLGRLQLGPANLGASFDIEYARFPIADQITAHLAYASALIASDQFQQASDILDRLPADHPETGYVRACLATKTQRWPDVLTAVGVCTQSPRDVYLARAASLLEAWAAASLGLMQPALQAAQRVIDGKPTPTDGLAARGARVNDVLTRDALFCRALVLRHQGEDEESESVLTGIRVQWPDFERAHIALNDRTFGLEVTDPETIASRTDKWDPKTGTSRAARDQADRDATRQEVLARAEERLAAFIGLEGPKEQIAVWRTEIEIDLLLAEQGEEVGTANENHMVFEGPPGTAKTSYARIVAEILFGLGKVDRPTPLEVTEEDVVVGYVSQTAEKMREICEKALGGVLFIDEAYRLAPETDGHSFGKDAINTLLKYMEDYRDRLVVIVAGYPTEMRRFMATNPGLASRFHFTLTFDSYNAEEIVAIGQVIAKQEKITVAESAWELLRRETDRLRAIPTKEGTALDAAGNGRYARKVVLACKRERARRLHTLGSAGLRQLATDDRSAFDVTDDDMARALASALTPEGVSA